From one uncultured Bacteroides sp. genomic stretch:
- a CDS encoding isochorismate synthase, protein MTSEQYANCKVIDALINRKQSFAIYRAPGERNPHFLTQTQGAVRLIYNIEELNGQHGFVIAPFQVSAHYPIVLIQPECIELSKPHSSKVAKPTDKNEKPSPSEYQQQLEEYAHSFDLFIKVLHEDVFDKLVLSRSLTIDRTPAFSPAGAFYRASQRYINSYVYLCYTPQTGVWLGSSPEILLSGEKGEWSTTALAGTQSLQQGELPINWDEKNKEEQKLVSAYIRKQLLSLNIRPGEKGPYAIRAGELAHLKTDFHFSLPDHNKLGDMLSLLHPTPAVCGLPKEEAYCFILENEGYERRYYSGFIGWLSPEGKTDLYVNLRCMNINDATLTLYAGGGLLPSSELNDEWNETENKLQTMLAITNN, encoded by the coding sequence ATGACATCAGAACAATATGCCAACTGTAAAGTAATTGATGCACTCATCAATCGAAAACAAAGCTTCGCAATCTATCGTGCTCCGGGAGAAAGAAATCCGCACTTCCTGACACAAACCCAGGGCGCCGTGCGCCTGATTTACAATATTGAGGAACTGAACGGACAACATGGGTTTGTTATCGCTCCTTTTCAGGTAAGTGCCCACTATCCGATTGTGCTTATCCAACCGGAGTGCATAGAATTAAGCAAACCTCATTCATCGAAGGTAGCCAAACCAACGGATAAAAACGAAAAGCCTTCGCCAAGCGAATACCAACAGCAGTTAGAAGAGTATGCACATAGTTTCGATCTTTTTATAAAAGTATTGCACGAAGATGTTTTCGATAAACTAGTACTATCCCGTAGCCTAACAATCGACAGGACTCCTGCTTTTTCACCCGCCGGTGCTTTTTACAGGGCAAGCCAACGCTATATAAACTCTTATGTATATCTTTGTTATACACCACAGACGGGTGTTTGGTTGGGCAGCAGTCCGGAGATCCTTTTATCGGGCGAGAAAGGAGAATGGAGCACTACGGCTTTGGCCGGCACACAATCATTGCAGCAAGGAGAACTTCCCATCAATTGGGATGAGAAGAATAAAGAAGAACAAAAGCTGGTATCGGCTTATATCCGCAAGCAGCTGCTGTCCCTAAATATCCGCCCGGGAGAAAAAGGGCCTTACGCCATACGTGCGGGAGAACTGGCGCATTTAAAAACCGATTTCCACTTTTCCCTGCCGGATCATAATAAATTGGGAGACATGCTGAGTTTATTGCATCCCACTCCTGCCGTGTGCGGACTGCCGAAAGAGGAAGCCTATTGCTTCATACTGGAGAATGAAGGCTACGAACGCCGTTATTATTCGGGATTCATCGGTTGGTTGAGTCCCGAAGGGAAAACAGATTTATACGTAAATCTGCGTTGCATGAATATAAATGATGCCACACTGACGCTCTATGCCGGCGGAGGTTTGCTGCCTTCGTCCGAACTAAATGACGAATGGAACGAGACGGAGAATAAACTGCAAACAATGCTGGCCATTACTAATAACTAA
- a CDS encoding Cof-type HAD-IIB family hydrolase, with protein MKYKLLVLDVDGTLLNNENEISARTLATLLKAQQMGIQIVLASGRPTYGIMPLVKKLELDNYGGYILSYNGGQIINAQTGKLLFEKRINPEMLPYLERKAKQCNFAIFTYHQNKILTNAPENGHVRREALLNNMQLVPVTDFSIEIDFSPCKCMLVSDDEQALIELEAHWKRRLNGVLDVFRSEPYFIEVVPQFIDKANTLGFLLEKLNIRTEEVIAIGDGVCDFSMIQLAGLGIAMGNAQNSVKSCADVVTASNEEDGVAIAVEDAILAEIHPSEIPLDELNARARHALMGNLGIQYTYASEDRIEATMPVDERTRQPFGILHGGATLALAETVAGLGSMILCKPDEIVVGMQVSGNHISSAHEGDTVRAVGTIVHKGRSSHVWNVDVFTSTDKLVSSVRVVNSILKKR; from the coding sequence ATGAAATACAAATTATTAGTTCTTGATGTAGACGGAACACTGCTCAATAATGAGAACGAAATCAGTGCCCGTACTTTGGCCACGCTGTTAAAAGCACAGCAAATGGGAATACAAATTGTATTAGCCTCCGGCAGGCCTACTTATGGAATAATGCCACTGGTTAAGAAATTGGAATTGGATAACTACGGCGGTTATATTCTCTCTTATAATGGCGGACAGATTATCAATGCCCAAACCGGAAAGTTACTGTTCGAAAAACGAATTAATCCGGAAATGCTTCCTTATCTGGAAAGGAAAGCGAAGCAATGCAACTTTGCCATATTTACCTATCATCAGAATAAGATACTCACCAATGCGCCTGAAAACGGACATGTACGCCGGGAAGCTCTTCTGAATAACATGCAATTAGTTCCCGTCACCGATTTTTCCATCGAAATAGATTTTTCTCCTTGCAAATGCATGCTGGTTAGTGATGACGAACAAGCTCTTATAGAGCTAGAAGCACACTGGAAAAGACGACTGAACGGTGTGCTGGATGTATTTCGTTCCGAGCCCTATTTCATTGAAGTCGTTCCTCAATTTATTGATAAAGCAAATACATTAGGTTTTTTGCTGGAGAAACTCAATATACGAACGGAAGAAGTGATTGCTATTGGCGACGGCGTCTGTGATTTCTCCATGATACAACTTGCCGGATTGGGCATAGCCATGGGTAACGCCCAGAATTCGGTCAAATCTTGTGCCGATGTTGTTACCGCATCTAACGAAGAAGACGGCGTAGCTATCGCTGTAGAGGATGCAATACTGGCTGAAATTCATCCATCCGAAATACCACTGGACGAGCTTAACGCGCGTGCGCGTCATGCTTTAATGGGTAATCTGGGTATTCAATATACCTATGCCTCCGAAGATAGAATAGAAGCAACCATGCCGGTAGATGAACGAACCCGTCAACCTTTCGGCATTTTACACGGAGGAGCCACATTGGCTTTGGCCGAAACGGTAGCCGGACTGGGGTCAATGATTCTTTGCAAGCCCGATGAAATAGTGGTGGGAATGCAAGTCAGCGGCAACCATATCTCTTCTGCACACGAAGGAGACACGGTACGGGCCGTGGGAACCATTGTTCATAAAGGTCGCTCATCACACGTGTGGAATGTGGATGTATTTACCTCTACCGACAAACTGGTATCGTCCGTGCGTGTGGTTAATAGTATATTAAAAAAGAGATGA
- a CDS encoding thioredoxin family protein: MMKRMVVMLGLIVVAICAQAQVGNLDEAMVQAKKDNKLILLKFSGSDWCGPCIQLQKTIIDNPAFTSFANEKLVLLLADFPRQKKNQLTKEKQEQNDKLAEKYNPEGEFPYMVLLDADGKVLYKWSGYDRKLSVQNYVAEIGRFTK, encoded by the coding sequence ATGATGAAAAGAATGGTGGTTATGCTGGGACTTATAGTAGTGGCTATATGTGCTCAGGCTCAAGTAGGAAACCTGGACGAAGCTATGGTTCAAGCCAAAAAGGACAATAAACTTATCTTACTAAAATTTTCGGGCTCCGACTGGTGCGGACCATGTATTCAGCTCCAAAAGACGATTATAGACAATCCGGCATTCACTTCGTTTGCCAATGAAAAACTGGTTCTTTTACTGGCTGATTTTCCTCGTCAAAAGAAAAATCAATTGACTAAGGAAAAACAAGAACAGAATGACAAACTAGCCGAGAAGTATAATCCCGAAGGTGAATTTCCTTATATGGTTTTGCTGGATGCAGATGGTAAGGTGCTATATAAATGGAGCGGCTATGATAGAAAGCTGTCAGTGCAGAATTACGTGGCCGAGATTGGACGTTTTACCAAATAA
- a CDS encoding FAD:protein FMN transferase yields the protein MVLVKLQTKLMGNAFEFCVLSENEQLGNEQIVCGINEVKRIEKLLTTFSDDSVTNEVNRQAGIRPVSVPEEFYDLVFRAQKISVLTQGTFDLSYGSLDKDFWNFNKLLTRLPDKHEAKKSVYLIDYRNIILDNEAKTVFLKNKGMRIGFGGIGKGYAADCAKRVMMEAGVSNGIVSAAGDLNAWGYQEDGSPWTIGIANPNLKQSYFSTLNITNKSVATSGNYEKYVKINNQLYSHTINPKTGYPIKGIKSVTVITVNAELADAMATPISIMGVTEGLNFINQLKGVECILVDDANRLYVSDNIKLIK from the coding sequence ATGGTTCTGGTAAAGCTTCAAACGAAACTGATGGGAAATGCCTTTGAGTTTTGTGTGTTGAGTGAGAATGAGCAATTGGGCAACGAACAGATCGTTTGCGGAATAAACGAAGTGAAGCGGATTGAAAAACTGTTGACTACGTTTAGTGATGACAGTGTGACTAACGAGGTGAACAGGCAAGCAGGTATTAGACCTGTTTCCGTGCCGGAGGAATTCTATGATTTGGTATTCAGAGCTCAAAAGATTTCTGTACTTACGCAAGGGACTTTTGATTTATCTTACGGTTCACTGGATAAAGATTTCTGGAACTTCAACAAGTTATTGACTCGGCTGCCGGATAAACATGAAGCGAAAAAATCAGTTTATCTCATAGACTATAGAAACATTATTCTGGATAATGAGGCTAAAACTGTTTTTTTGAAGAACAAAGGTATGCGAATAGGCTTTGGGGGCATCGGCAAGGGTTATGCTGCCGATTGTGCCAAACGTGTAATGATGGAAGCCGGAGTAAGCAATGGGATTGTGAGTGCTGCCGGTGACCTGAATGCGTGGGGTTATCAGGAAGATGGTTCGCCATGGACGATAGGGATAGCTAATCCGAATCTCAAACAAAGTTATTTTTCAACACTGAACATCACAAATAAATCGGTTGCTACATCGGGTAATTACGAGAAGTATGTGAAGATTAACAATCAATTATACTCGCATACCATTAACCCGAAAACGGGTTATCCGATAAAAGGAATTAAAAGTGTGACTGTAATAACTGTTAATGCGGAATTAGCCGATGCGATGGCTACGCCGATATCGATTATGGGCGTTACTGAGGGGCTGAATTTTATTAATCAATTAAAAGGCGTTGAATGCATTCTTGTAGATGATGCCAACAGGCTTTATGTATCTGACAACATTAAATTAATTAAATGA
- a CDS encoding DUF4266 domain-containing protein codes for MMKYVFLIMCVCITLLSMVSCVSVKPYQKSKLNDAEMVLSSRSVEKYENNFLMYREGATGGNGGRTGGGCGCN; via the coding sequence ATGATGAAGTATGTATTTTTAATAATGTGCGTATGCATTACGCTTCTGAGTATGGTATCATGTGTAAGCGTGAAACCATATCAAAAATCGAAACTCAACGATGCAGAGATGGTTTTGTCCAGTCGTTCGGTTGAGAAGTATGAGAATAATTTTTTGATGTACCGTGAAGGTGCAACGGGTGGTAATGGAGGTAGAACCGGCGGCGGTTGTGGCTGTAACTAA